The following are from one region of the Streptomyces tuirus genome:
- a CDS encoding tryptophanase: protein MEPYRIKVVEPIPVTTRAQREQALRRVHYNLFGLRSDEVTIDLLTDSGTGALSAAQWAAGMAGDESYAGSRSFHHFQEVVRDLTSYPCVLPVHQGRAAERILFSTLLTPGRITLSNTHFDTTRANVELTGCQAVDLPCPQARDLDSDEPFKGNIDLHRLEEALRGPDAARIALVIMTLTNNGEAGQPVSMDNLARAAALCREHAVPLFLDAARFAENAWLVTQHEAAYRDMSPRQVAEQAFRMADGCLMSAKKDGIVHIGGFLGLRDRSLAERCELLLIATEGFPTYGGLAGRDLDMVAQGLTEVTEPGYLRARADAARHLAGLAREAGVAIVEPPGLHALYLNAGRLLPHIAAHRFPGHALACRLYLEGGIRSVELGSLYLGSEDENGDPVTSAPYELVRLALPRRTYGLGHLNYVGEVLAATVKDKERIPGYRLVEQPPLLRHFRCKLEPVPD, encoded by the coding sequence GTGGAGCCCTACAGGATCAAGGTCGTCGAGCCGATTCCGGTGACGACGCGAGCCCAGCGCGAGCAGGCCCTGCGGCGCGTGCACTACAACCTGTTCGGACTGCGGTCCGACGAGGTCACGATCGACCTGCTCACGGACTCCGGCACGGGTGCCCTGTCGGCGGCGCAGTGGGCCGCGGGCATGGCCGGTGACGAGTCCTACGCCGGATCACGGTCCTTCCACCACTTCCAGGAGGTGGTGCGTGACCTGACCTCCTACCCCTGCGTCCTGCCCGTCCACCAGGGCCGGGCAGCGGAACGCATCCTCTTCTCGACCCTGCTCACACCGGGGCGGATCACGCTCAGCAACACCCACTTCGACACCACGCGCGCCAACGTCGAGCTGACCGGTTGTCAGGCGGTGGATCTGCCCTGCCCGCAGGCCAGGGACCTGGACAGCGACGAGCCGTTCAAGGGCAACATCGATCTGCACCGGCTGGAGGAGGCCCTGCGGGGCCCCGACGCCGCCAGGATCGCCCTGGTCATCATGACGCTGACCAACAACGGCGAAGCCGGCCAGCCCGTCTCCATGGACAACCTCGCCCGGGCCGCCGCCCTGTGCCGGGAGCACGCGGTTCCGTTGTTCCTCGACGCCGCGCGCTTCGCCGAGAACGCCTGGCTGGTCACCCAGCACGAGGCCGCCTACCGGGACATGAGTCCACGACAGGTCGCCGAGCAGGCGTTCCGCATGGCCGACGGCTGCCTGATGAGCGCGAAGAAGGACGGCATCGTCCACATCGGCGGCTTCCTCGGACTGCGCGACCGTTCCCTGGCCGAGCGGTGCGAGCTGCTGCTCATCGCCACGGAGGGCTTTCCCACCTACGGCGGTCTGGCCGGCCGGGATCTGGACATGGTCGCCCAGGGCCTGACGGAGGTCACCGAACCCGGCTACCTCCGGGCCCGCGCCGACGCCGCCCGGCACCTGGCCGGCCTGGCCCGTGAGGCCGGCGTCGCCATCGTCGAGCCGCCGGGGCTGCACGCCCTCTACCTCAACGCGGGCCGTCTGCTTCCGCACATCGCCGCCCACCGCTTTCCGGGCCATGCGCTCGCCTGCCGGCTCTACCTCGAAGGCGGCATCCGCTCGGTGGAGCTGGGTTCCCTCTACCTGGGCAGCGAGGACGAGAACGGCGACCCGGTCACGTCGGCGCCCTACGAGCTGGTCCGGCTCGCGCTTCCCCGCAGGACGTACGGTCTCGGGCACCTGAACTACGTCGGCGAGGTCCTCGCGGCCACAGTCAAGGACAAGGAACGGATCCCCGGCTACCGCCTGGTCGAACAGCCGCCGCTCCTCCGCCACTTCCGCTGCAAGCTGGAGCCGGTACCGGACTGA
- a CDS encoding tryptophan dimethylallyltransferase family protein yields MELSNPRHPHSVSGLTSSPPPRTAVTLGEHVRGQTRRMCGAAGFAADGSGRVLTDLLDLLGPAAHRPLAAGPPSRSFVCDDHSPVEFSLAFSAGSPVALRLLVEPGCSATTLEENGRLGRQALEALAARRGFSTDPVRRVEDLFFPPAMDGRFALWCAMDLRQDRPAGVKVYVNPQAHGRARSAQVTQEALNRFGFGGAWPALRERALPRGPDRDEILFFALDLGNWHTPRVKVYVAHHGITAAEAHAVARLLPGEPAQRVGEFCRVVADDPGRFDHRPLVSCLSYTARGGTHPSGYTVHVPVRDYAPDDEVARDRATAVLRGYGMDPGAVGSACAAMTSRRPRDGVGLIAYVSLVQSTWQPPRVNVYFSPEAYAVRPRRAANRVQEGWAT; encoded by the coding sequence ATGGAATTGAGCAACCCCCGGCATCCGCACTCCGTCTCGGGGCTGACGTCGTCCCCGCCTCCTCGTACCGCGGTGACCCTGGGCGAGCATGTGCGAGGGCAGACGCGCCGCATGTGCGGCGCGGCAGGGTTCGCGGCCGACGGCTCCGGTCGCGTGCTGACCGATCTGCTCGACCTGCTCGGTCCCGCGGCCCACCGCCCCCTCGCGGCCGGCCCGCCCTCACGCTCGTTCGTCTGCGACGACCACTCCCCGGTGGAGTTCTCGCTCGCGTTCTCGGCCGGGAGTCCGGTGGCCCTGCGTCTCCTGGTCGAGCCCGGTTGCTCGGCGACGACGCTCGAGGAGAACGGCCGCCTCGGCCGGCAGGCCCTGGAGGCACTGGCCGCACGCCGGGGCTTCTCGACCGACCCGGTGCGCCGGGTCGAGGACCTGTTCTTCCCGCCCGCGATGGACGGCAGGTTCGCGCTGTGGTGCGCGATGGATCTGCGGCAGGACCGGCCCGCGGGCGTCAAGGTGTACGTCAATCCACAGGCCCACGGGCGGGCGCGGTCCGCGCAGGTGACGCAGGAGGCACTGAACCGGTTCGGCTTCGGCGGGGCATGGCCCGCACTCCGGGAACGGGCCTTGCCCCGCGGCCCGGACAGGGACGAGATCCTGTTCTTCGCGCTCGATCTGGGCAATTGGCACACACCACGGGTGAAGGTCTACGTCGCCCACCACGGCATCACCGCCGCGGAGGCGCACGCGGTGGCACGTCTGCTGCCCGGGGAACCGGCGCAGCGGGTGGGCGAGTTCTGCCGCGTGGTCGCGGACGATCCCGGACGCTTCGACCACCGGCCGCTGGTGTCCTGCCTGTCCTACACCGCGCGGGGTGGGACGCACCCGAGTGGCTACACCGTGCACGTACCGGTCCGTGACTACGCACCGGACGACGAGGTGGCCCGGGACCGGGCCACGGCCGTGCTGCGGGGCTATGGCATGGATCCCGGCGCCGTCGGCTCCGCGTGCGCGGCGATGACGTCCCGGCGCCCGCGCGACGGGGTGGGGCTGATCGCGTACGTGTCCCTCGTGCAGAGCACCTGGCAACCGCCGCGGGTGAACGTCTACTTCTCGCCGGAGGCCTACGCGGTCCGCCCTCGGCGCGCCGCGAACCGCGTTCAGGAAGGGTGGGCGACCTAG